Genomic segment of Sphingopyxis sp. QXT-31:
CCCCTATGGGCGCTACTGGTACACCTCGGTCACCACGGAGTTCTGATATGCGATACGGGCACGGCATCTGGTCGATCATCGGCTCCGCCGCGCTCGTCGTCGCGCCGGCGGCAGCGGCAAAGGAGAGCGCGCCCGCGCCGACCGCCGCCGGCGCGGCGACCCCCGTCGCCGGGAAAAAGGCCGCGCCGCCGCGGATCCTGTTTATCGGCAACAGCTTCACCCAGGGCGCGCATTCGGCGGCGCGCAACTGGCGCGCGGGCAGCGTCACCGACCTCAACAAGGCGGGCTATGGCGGCGTGCCCGCGCTGTTCAAGCTCTTCGCCGAGCAGGCCGGGCTCGATTACGACGTCAGCCTCGAGACGCAGGGCGGCAAGTCGCTGGGGTTCCATTATGACGAGCGGCGCCAGCTGTTCGACCGGCCGTGGGACATCGTCGTGCTGCAGGAGTTCAGCACGCTCAATCGCGAGAAGCCGGGCGATCCCGCCGAGTATATGATGAACGTCGCGCGGCTGACCAAGCTCTTCACCGCGCAGAATCCCGCGGTCGACATCCGCCTCGCCGCGACGTGGAGCCGCGCCGACCAGGCCTATCAGCCCAAGGGGCCGTGGTACGGCAAGCCGGTGGGCGCGATGGCCGAGGATCTGCGCGCCGCCGCCGACCGCGCGCGCGCCGCCAATCCGGCGGTCAAGGGCATCATCCCCGTCGGGCAGGCGTGGAACCGCGCGATGGCGACGGGGGTCGCCGACGCGAACCCCTATGACGGCATCGCCTATGGCCAGCTCGATCTGTGGGCGTACGACCATTATCACGGCAGCGTCGCGGGCTATTATCTCTCGGCGCTGGTGACCTTCGGCGCGATCACCGGGATCGACCCGACGGTGCTGGGGTCGAAGGAGAAGGGCGCCGACGAACTCGGGCTTTCGGACGCGCAGGCCGAGGCGCTGCAGAAGGTGGCAAGCGATACGCTGAAGGCAGCGTAGGGCGGCCGGTTTCGGGCGGAAGCGGACAAACCGCGCTATAAAACCCGTTCGTGTCGAGCGAAGTCGAGACACGTGAAGGCTGGCGCGCCCCAAGCGTGTCTCGACTTCGCTCGACACGAACGGAAATAGAGGACCGCCTGGAAACCACCCCAAACCGAACCTCCACACCCCCCACCCAATCCCCATTGACCTCCGCCGAAAACGATATAAATATGATATCATCTTTATATCGAGTGATTCGGAGGGAAATATGGTCGATACGGGAACGCCCGCACTGAACCGCAGCCGCGAGGGGCGCGCGAGCACGCAGAGCGGTTATCTGATGCTCTTCATCTGGCTGCTGTTGCTTGCGGCCGCGCTCTGGGCGGGGATCAGCAACGGCAATGCCGAGGTCATGGTCGCTTGGAAATGGATCGTCGTCGTAGTCTCGGCGGTCGTCGGCACGCTGATCCTCTGCGGCTTCTATCTCATCAACCCCAATGAGGCGGCGGCGATCCAGCTGTTCGGCGCGTACAAGGGCACCGACCGCGAGGAGGGGCTGCGCTGGGTGTTGCCGTGGCTGACGCGCAAGAAGATCGCGGTGCGCGCGAACAACGTCATCTCGGAGAAGATCAAGGTCAACGATTTGCGCGGCAACCCGATCGAGATGGCGGCACAGGTGGTGTGGCGCGTCACCGATACCGCGCAGGCGCTGTTCGACGTAGACGATTACAAGGAGTTCGTGATGGCGCAGATCGAGGCCGCGGTGCGGTCGATCGGCTCGCGCTATCCCTATGACGACATCGAGCATCAGGAAGTGACGCTGCGCGGAAATCACGACGAGGTCGGGGTCGAGCTGCGCAAGGCGCTGATCGAGCGGCTCGACGTCGCGGGGATCACCGTCGACGAATGCGGCCTCACGCACCTTGCCTATGCGCAGGAGATCGCCGGCGCGATGCTCCGCCGCCAGCAGGCCGAAGCCGTCATCTCGGCGCGCAAGAAGCTGGTCGAGGGCGCGGTGACGATGGTCGAGATGGCGCTCAACCAATTGTCCGAAAAGGGCGTCGTCGAGCTCGACGACGAGCGCAAGGCGGCGATGGTGTCGAACCTTATGGTCGTGCTGTGCGGTGAACGCGACACCCAGCCCGTCGTCAACGCCGGCTCGCTCTACTGAGCCCCGGACCGGAAAACACCGATGCCTGCGTCCGCCAAAAAAGCCTTCGCGCTCCGCCTCGACCCCGCGCTCTATGCCGCGGTCGAGCGGATCGCGGCGGCCGAGCTGCGCAGCGCCAATGCGGAGATCGAGGTGCTGCTGCGCGAGGCGCTGGCGCGGCGCGGGGTGAACATCAAACCGCCGGTGCCCGCGAAACGCGGCCGCCCGCCCAAGGAGAGCTGAGATGCTGCATCTGTTGACGGACAACCGCCCCTGGTTCCGGCCCCGGAGCCGCGGCTACGTCACCGGCCTGCCGATCGCCTGGCAGGGCTGGCTGGTGATCGCGCTGCATATCGCGCTCATAACCGGGGTCGCGGTGCTCCTCGCCGAGCGGCCGCTGCCGATGACGATCTTCGTGATCCTCGCGGGGCTCGCGCCGCTGCCGATCTACCGCGCGCGGACCGAGGGCGGGTGGAAATGGCGGTAAAACACTATCGTCACCCCGGGCTTGACCCGGGGTCCCGCTGTCCAGCATCGACGAAGAAGCGGGACCCCGGATCAAGTCCGGGGTGACGAGTGAAGCGAAACAGGCTTTTCCACCGCTAGCCCCTCACCCCCGCTTGCCCCACCACGGGTAGACGGTTAAGGCCGATCCCCATGTCCGCCGAGCCAGCCCCCGTCCGCATCGCCCCCTCGATCCTCAGCGCAGACTTCGCCAGGCTCGGCGAGGAAGTGCGCGCGATCGAGGCGGCGGGGGCCGACTGGGTGCATATCGACGTGATGGACGGCCATTTTGTGCCGAACCTCACCATAGGCCCGATGGTGGTGAAGGCGCTGCGCCCGCACTCCACGCTGCCGTTCGACGTCCATCTGATGATCAGCCCCGTCGACCATTTCCTCGATGCCTTCGCCGCGGCGGGGGCCGACATCATCACCGTCCATCCCGAGGCGGGGCCGCACATCCACCGCAGCGTCCAGCACATCAAGTCGCTCGGCAAGCAGGCGGGCGTCTCGCTCAACCCCGCGACCCCGGCGAAGATGCTTGATTATCTGATCGACGACATCGACCTGGTGCTGATCATGAGCGTCAACCCCGGCTTCGGCGGTCAGAGCTTCATCTCGAGCCAGCTTCGCAAGATCGAAGCAGTCAGGAAGATGATCGACAAGTCGGGCCGCGACATCCGGCTCGAGGTCGATGGCGGCATCGACGCGGGCACCGCACCGCTCGCGATTTCGGCCGGCGCCGACGTGCTCGTCGCGGGGACGGCGACCTTCAAGGGCGGTCCGCAAGCCTATGCCGACAATATCCGGCGGCTACGCGGCGCCTGATCGGTGAAGGTGCGTCCGATGACCGCCCCGACCGACGCGCCCGACATCGGCACCGACATCGACGACACGATCGAGCCGGGCAAGAGGCTGATCCGCCTGCCCGCCGAAAAGGGCCTGTCGCTCGGCGACCGCATCGCCAACCATTTCACGCGCCTGACTTGGCGCACGCCGCTCCACGCCTTCCGGCTGAAGGGGCGCTTCCCCTTGAAGCTGCTCGGCGTGCCCGACGATCCCGTGCCCGGCGACACGCGCGCGGGCACCGCGATCCGCGCCGGCCATTTCCTTCATCGCGGGTTGAAACTGCCGCTCGGCGAATGCGATTTCGCGGAGCTCAACGTGGCGCCCGCCTTTGCCGATTATCTTCACAGTTTCGCCTGGCTGCGCGACCTTGCATCGACGGGCAGCCGCGCCGACGGCGCGCCGATCGCCGAGGCGATGGTGCGGGGTTGGCTCGCGGCGCATGGCGAGACGGTGAGCGAGCCGGCGTGGCGCGCCGACAATGCCGGCTGGCGCATCCTCTATTGGGCCTTTCACGCGCCGCTGATCCTGTCGTCGAGCGACCTCATCTACCGCTCGGCGGTGCTCAACCATCTCGCGCGCGCGGCGCGCCACCTCGACCGCGTCGCCGACAAGACGCGGCCGGGCGTCGGCCAGCTCGTCGCCTGGACCGGCATCGTCGCCGCATCGCTGCTGATGCCCGGCGGCGAGCCGCGTCAGGTGTTCGGCGAGGCGGGGCTGCGCAAGGTGCTCGAGACCAGTTTCTACGCCGACGGCGGCAATATCGCGCGCTCGCCGCAGGCACAGCTCGACGCGATCATGGCGCTGGCGATGCTCGCGCGCATTTACGACATGCGCCGCATGGAGGTGCCGCCCTTCGTGCAGGAGGTGCTGACGCGCGCGGTGCCCGCGCTGCTGGGCCTCGTCCACGCCGACGGCGGCATGGGCAGCTGGCAGGGCAGCGGCGCGACCTCGGCCGACCAGATTCGCGCGATCGTCACCGCCAGCGGCGTGCGCACCCGCCCGCTCAAGCAGGCGCGCGACTGGGGTTACCAGCGGCTCGTCGCGAACAAGGTCGTGCTGCTCGCCGACGCCGCGCCGCCCCCCATTGCAAGGGTGACCGAGGCGGGCTGCGCCTCGACCTTGGCCTTCGAACTCAGCGACGGTGCCGACCGGATCATCGTCAATTGCGGCGGCGCGGCGCTCTCCGGCGCGACGATCCCCGAGGAGCTGGCGCGCGGCCTGCGCACCACCGCGGCACATTCGACGCTGACCATTGCCGACAGCAATTCGACCGCGATTCTGGCCAGCGGCGCGCTCGGCAAGGGGGTGACCGAGGTCGAGCTCGACCGCCACGAGACGCCGCAGGGCAGCCGGCTCGAGATGAGCCACGACGGCTATGTCCGCCGCCACGGGCTGATCCACCGCCGCCTCTTGATCCTGTCGCCCAACGGCCGCGAACTGCGCGGCGAGGACCAGCTGCTCCCCGCGCCGCGCAGCCGGCGCAAGGGCGACAAGCAATTCGTGCTGCGCTTCCACCTGGGCCCCATGTTGCAGGCGAGCATGACGGCGGACAAATTGGGCGCGCTGCTTCGCATCCAGGGCGGCCCCTTGTGGCAGTTCCGCACCAGCGAAGGCGCGCTCGCGGTCGAAGAGAGCCTGTGGGTCGACGGCGACGGCCGCCCGCACCCCTGCGAGCAGCTTGTCGTCACCGGCACCGCACCCGCGGGCGGGGTGAGCGTGGGGTGGATCTTCAAGCATATCGGCTGATGGCGCTTCCTTCCCCCTCGATGGGGGAAGGATACGCAGCCTTGCCGCTGAAGCGGCTAGGCGAAGTTGGATGGGGGTGATGGTGCGTCCTCAAACCTTCATCTCAGGCCGAGAGCGCACCCCCACCGCTGCGACTAACGAACAAGTTCGTAAGTCTCGCTGCCTCCCCCATCGAGGGGGAGGGGCGTATCCGGCAGCCGGCGCCCCAGGGACTGAACGCCGGTTGCGGAAAACACTTTAGAAGGCGTAGCGTGCCATGATCTGGAATACCGGACCCGCCTTTTCGCTTTCGAGTTCATATTCGTCGAAATCGCGTTCCGCCTGATCGGCCAGATTGTCGAACTTGTTGAACGCTTCGCGCTTGGCGCCGTTCAATAGGTTCGAGCCCACCGCGCGGATCGTGAACTTCTTGCCGAAGCGTTTTTCGACGAAGATTTCGAGGTCGGCGCCATAGCTGGTGCGAATTTCCTCGCCGATTACGCGGTCGAACGCTGCGCCCTGCTTGCGGTGGGTCGCACCGAAAGCGACACCCCATGACGGAATGTCCTGGATGAAGCCGATGTTGTAGACATAGTCCGACTGGCCGTTGAAGCGGCGCTTGCCCGCGAAATCGGTAATCTCGCTGTCGAGCCAGGATATGTTGCCGAAGATGCCGGTGTCGGGCAGGCCCAGGAAGCCGAGGTCGGTCGAAAGGTCGAACTCGACACCATAGACCTTGCCGTCGCCGACATTCTGCGGCTGGTAGATGAAGGTCAGTTCGTCGTCGTCGGGATCGTTCGGATCGCCAAGGTCGGTTTCCGAA
This window contains:
- a CDS encoding heparinase II/III family protein; translation: MTAPTDAPDIGTDIDDTIEPGKRLIRLPAEKGLSLGDRIANHFTRLTWRTPLHAFRLKGRFPLKLLGVPDDPVPGDTRAGTAIRAGHFLHRGLKLPLGECDFAELNVAPAFADYLHSFAWLRDLASTGSRADGAPIAEAMVRGWLAAHGETVSEPAWRADNAGWRILYWAFHAPLILSSSDLIYRSAVLNHLARAARHLDRVADKTRPGVGQLVAWTGIVAASLLMPGGEPRQVFGEAGLRKVLETSFYADGGNIARSPQAQLDAIMALAMLARIYDMRRMEVPPFVQEVLTRAVPALLGLVHADGGMGSWQGSGATSADQIRAIVTASGVRTRPLKQARDWGYQRLVANKVVLLADAAPPPIARVTEAGCASTLAFELSDGADRIIVNCGGAALSGATIPEELARGLRTTAAHSTLTIADSNSTAILASGALGKGVTEVELDRHETPQGSRLEMSHDGYVRRHGLIHRRLLILSPNGRELRGEDQLLPAPRSRRKGDKQFVLRFHLGPMLQASMTADKLGALLRIQGGPLWQFRTSEGALAVEESLWVDGDGRPHPCEQLVVTGTAPAGGVSVGWIFKHIG
- a CDS encoding DUF4886 domain-containing protein; this encodes MRYGHGIWSIIGSAALVVAPAAAAKESAPAPTAAGAATPVAGKKAAPPRILFIGNSFTQGAHSAARNWRAGSVTDLNKAGYGGVPALFKLFAEQAGLDYDVSLETQGGKSLGFHYDERRQLFDRPWDIVVLQEFSTLNREKPGDPAEYMMNVARLTKLFTAQNPAVDIRLAATWSRADQAYQPKGPWYGKPVGAMAEDLRAAADRARAANPAVKGIIPVGQAWNRAMATGVADANPYDGIAYGQLDLWAYDHYHGSVAGYYLSALVTFGAITGIDPTVLGSKEKGADELGLSDAQAEALQKVASDTLKAA
- a CDS encoding SPFH domain-containing protein, producing MVDTGTPALNRSREGRASTQSGYLMLFIWLLLLAAALWAGISNGNAEVMVAWKWIVVVVSAVVGTLILCGFYLINPNEAAAIQLFGAYKGTDREEGLRWVLPWLTRKKIAVRANNVISEKIKVNDLRGNPIEMAAQVVWRVTDTAQALFDVDDYKEFVMAQIEAAVRSIGSRYPYDDIEHQEVTLRGNHDEVGVELRKALIERLDVAGITVDECGLTHLAYAQEIAGAMLRRQQAEAVISARKKLVEGAVTMVEMALNQLSEKGVVELDDERKAAMVSNLMVVLCGERDTQPVVNAGSLY
- the rpe gene encoding ribulose-phosphate 3-epimerase produces the protein MSAEPAPVRIAPSILSADFARLGEEVRAIEAAGADWVHIDVMDGHFVPNLTIGPMVVKALRPHSTLPFDVHLMISPVDHFLDAFAAAGADIITVHPEAGPHIHRSVQHIKSLGKQAGVSLNPATPAKMLDYLIDDIDLVLIMSVNPGFGGQSFISSQLRKIEAVRKMIDKSGRDIRLEVDGGIDAGTAPLAISAGADVLVAGTATFKGGPQAYADNIRRLRGA